A genomic region of Nymphaea colorata isolate Beijing-Zhang1983 chromosome 2, ASM883128v2, whole genome shotgun sequence contains the following coding sequences:
- the LOC116248150 gene encoding tetrapyrrole-binding protein, chloroplastic — MATSFSSIHHHIVRRHHFPPPDSLPSTTSTSSSFLKPTSSPSSTSSSLSLCHRFSIPRSSTATTATTTTSQSPSLDLLESYLSSQQFQLADEETRRLLIVLAGEAAQKRKYVFFSEVQFIPTSYLSAIDELWRKHSNGKFGYSVQRRILRKMRGDFSKFFVKVGWMKKLETEVEQYTYRSFPSEFLWELNDQTPEGHLPLTNALRGTQLLNSVLDHPAFQTQGEEEEVEDVGSGEALKSPSPVNRRSFTSDYSF, encoded by the coding sequence ATGGCCacctctttctcctccatccaCCACCACATTGTTCGGCGCCACCACTTTCCTCCACCAGACTCGCTCCCTTCCACCACCTCCACTTCGTCCTCCTTCCTCAAACCAACCTCCTCCCcatcctccacctcctcctccctGTCACTCTGTCATAGGTTCTCAATTCCCCGATCCTCCAccgccaccaccgccaccactaCCACCTCCCAATCCCCATCACTCGACCTCCTCGAATCCTACCTGTCCTCCCAGCAATTCCAGCTCGCCGACGAGGAAACCCGCCGCCTCCTCATCGTCCTCGCCGGCGAAGCGGCCCAGAAGCGCAAGTACGTCTTCTTCTCCGAGGTGCAGTTCATACCCACCTCTTATCTCTCCGCCATCGACGAGCTGTGGAGGAAGCACAGCAATGGCAAGTTCGGCTATAGCGTGCAGAGGAGGATACTGAGGAAGATGAGGGGCGACTTCTCCAAGTTCTTCGTCAAGGTCGGGTGGATGAAGAAGCTGGAGACGGAGGTGGAGCAGTACACCTACAGGTCCTTCCCCAGCGAGTTCCTGTGGGAGCTCAATGACCAAACGCCCGAAGGGCACCTGCCATTGACGAATGCCCTGAGGGGCACCCAGCTTCTGAACAGCGTCCTCGACCACCCTGCCTTTCAGACTcagggggaggaggaagaagttgAGGATGTGGGGTCCGGTGAGGCCCTCAAGAGCCCAAGCCCCGTCAATAGGAGGAGCTTCACGTCAGACTACTCGTTCTGA
- the LOC116249025 gene encoding serine/threonine-protein kinase-like protein CR4, with the protein MPTTEQHQVSPSTSSTSSPAPFKGTHLFQLILTMIPKKTTFCLHVVVLVLLCHEDLEVTCFGSMSTIAVSYGANGASFCGLHPDGTRQVSCQGPDFSIVYGTPMSFSFWGLTAGDGFVCGLLLHQNQPYCWGNNIYIPMGVPQPMKPEAAYAEISAGDHHLCALRKPMPTSRNYSSVSVVDCWGYNMTGSYSFEGGILSITGGAGFNCGLFVRNRTAVCWGDETESGVISLIPRNTSFLDVSAGGFHVCGRSSSRVFCWGKSLSLGEGQDESSWGGNVDLAPDFPFISVVGGKFHACGIRAYDHGVVCWGYRLENSTIVPDNTRASAIAAGDYFTCSIDSADALKPVCWGSNFPASLPVAATPVPPSRDGRENRGWSSIRLPVFLAELAIAVFVVSAVSLAAILYVRFKLQRCNCRAPRSRTGNNSGAGSFHKEPVKIKPDLEELKIRRARQFSYEDLEKATGGFSEESQVGKGSFSCVFKGVLKDGTVVAVKRAIMASDLKKNSNEFHTELDLLSRLNHAHLLNLLGYCEEGGERLLVYEFMAHGSLHELLHGKKKKEPLDWIRRVTIAVQAARGIEYLHGYACPPVIHRDIKSSNILIDEEWNARVSDFGLSLLGPDNSSCPLSELPAGTLGYLDPEYYRLHYLTTKSDVYSFGVLLLEILSGRKAIDMQFEEGNIVEWAVPLIKSGTLEAILDTRLKPPVEMEALRKIANVACKCVRMRGKERPSMDKVTTALERALAVLMGTPSIEQPILPTEVVLGSSRLHKKASQRSSYRSSSEIDTDHTVDGDDQRLEFRAPSWITFPSLTSSQRRKSSVSEADIEGKNVGAPEAKCIVGGDGLNRLEEEIAPASPQQELFLHHNF; encoded by the coding sequence ATGCCCACCACAGAGCAGCACCAGGTCTCCCCCTccacctcctccacctcctcacCTGCACCCTTCAAAGGGACTCATCTTTTTCAGCTCATTCTCACCATGATTCCCAAGAAGACAACTTTCTGCCTTCATGTTGTGGTCTTGGTACTGCTCTGCCATGAAGATCTTGAGGTCACATGCTTCGGTTCCATGTCCACCATTGCAGTTTCATACGGTGCGAATGGTGCCAGCTTCTGTGGGCTTCACCCAGATGGGACTCGCCAAGTGAGCTGCCAGGGACCTGACTTTTCCATCGTGTATGGCACGCCAATGAGCTTCTCCTTCTGGGGGCTGACTGCCGGCGACGGCTTTGTCTGCGGGCTTCTTCTGCACCAGAACCAGCCTTACTGCTGGGGCAACAACATCTACATCCCAATGGGGGTGCCGCAGCCCATGAAGCCGGAGGCTGCTTATGCTGAGATCAGTGCTGGGGATCATCATTTGTGTGCTCTGAGGAAGCCAATGCCCACATCAAGAAACTATTCCTCTGTTTCTGTTGTTGATTGTTGGGGGTATAACATGACAGGATCCTACAGTTTTGAAGGAGGGATCCTGTCAATAACAGGAGGGGCAGGCTTCAATTGTGGACTGTTTGTGAGGAATAGGACAGCAGTTTGCTGGGGAGATGAAACGGAGAGTGGAGTGATCAGTTTGATTCCCAGAAACACTAGCTTCCTTGACGTTTCAGCTGGAGGATTTCATGTCTGTGGGAGGTCCTCCAGCAGAGTTTTCTGCTGGGGGAAGAGCCTGAGTTTAGGGGAAGGTCAAGATGAGAGCAGTTGGGGAGGTAATGTTGACCTTGCTCCTGACTTCCCCTTCATCTCTGTTGTGGGTGGGAAGTTTCATGCATGTGGGATCAGGGCCTATGACCATGGAGTTGTTTGTTGGGGTTATAGGCTTGAAAACAGCACCATTGTTCCTGACAACACCAGGGCATCTGCCATTGCTGCCGGCGACTACTTCACTTGTAGTATTGATTCTGCCGACGCATTGAAACCTGTCTGCTGGGGCTCTAATTTTCCTGCAAGCCTCCCGGTCGCTGCAACTCCTGTTCCGCCTTCTCGCGACGGCAGGGAGAACAGAGGTTGGTCGTCGATCCGCTTGCCTGTTTTCTTGGCAGAGTTGGCCATTGCTGTCTTTGTGGTAAGTGCTGTTTCTTTAGCTGCCATACTTTATGTGAGGTTCAAATTGCAGAGATGCAACTGTAGAGCACCTCGTTCGAGGACCGGTAACAACTCCGGAGCTGGTTCTTTTCACAAGGAGCCTGTCAAAATTAAGCCTGATTTGGAAGAGTTGAAGATCAGGAGAGCTCGACAGTTTAGTTACGAGGATCTGGAGAAGGCCACTGGGGGTTTCAGTGAGGAATCGCAGGTGGGCAAGGGCAGCTTCTCGTGCGTCTTCAAAGGGGTCTTGAAAGATGGAACCGTCGTGGCAGTTAAGAGGGCAATAATGGCATCCGATTTAAAGAAGAACTCGAACGAGTTCCACACTGAACTTGATCTTTTGTCGAGATTGAACCATGCCCATTTGCTGAATTTGCTCGGTTACTGCGAGGAAGGCGGTGAAAGGCTTCTCGTTTACGAATTCATGGCGCACGGTTCATTACACGAACTCCTacatgggaagaagaagaaggagcctCTGGATTGGATCAGGAGGGTCACCATTGCAGTTCAAGCGGCTAGGGGGATTGAATACCTCCATGGCTACGCTTGCCCGCCGGTAATTCACCGGGACATCAAGTCTTCAAACATTTTGATCGATGAAGAATGGAATGCTCGAGTCTCAGATTTCGGTTTATCCTTGTTGGGACCGGACAACAGCAGCTGCCCATTATCAGAGCTGCCTGCAGGCACGTTGGGCTATCTTGATCCTGAGTATTACAGGCTGCATTATCTTACAACAAAGAGTGATGTTTACAGTTTTGGTGTTCTGCTTCTGGAGATCCTGAGTGGCCGAAAAGCAATAGATATGCAATTCGAAGAGGGGAACATCGTCGAATGGGCAGTTCCTTTGATAAAAAGTGGTACTCTGGAAGCAATTCTCGATACAAGATTGAAGCCGCCTGTGGAAATGGAGGCATTGAGGAAGATTGCGAATGTGGCCTGCAAGTGTGTGAGGATGAGGGGAAAGGAGAGACCTTCAATGGACAAGGTGACTACAGCACTGGAGAGAGCTCTAGCTGTGCTAATGGGCACTCCTTCAATCGAACAACCGATCTTGCCGACTGAAGTTGTACTGGGCAGCAGCCGGTTGCACAAGAAAGCTTCACAGCGATCTTCATACCGATCAAGTTCCGAAATCGATACGGACCATACGGTTGATGGTGATGATCAGAGGCTTGAGTTCAGAGCACCTTCATGGATTACCTTCCCAAGCTTGACTTCGTCTCAGAGAAGAAAATCTTCTGTATCAGAAGCCGATATCGAGGGGAAAAATGTTGGTGCTCCTGAAGCAAAATGCATTGTGGGAGGGGATGGATTGAACAGGTTGGAGGAAGAGATTGCACCTGCTTCACCCCAGCAAGAGCTCTTCTTGCATCATAATTTTTGA